Proteins encoded by one window of Bacteroidota bacterium:
- a CDS encoding dihydrofolate reductase, translated as MKITKLILAGSLLALAACNSGKKSPESGTAQMEDTTFDYIADRFADIQVLRYKIHDFDKLSLKQKQLAYYFTQAGLAGRDIFYDQKYRYGIAQRKTLETILETYTGEKSGPDWNSFVEYCNRFFFANGNHHHYSADKFIPACSFEYFSNLVKNSDQSKLPLNGKTVDEFLTRMNPIFFDLTYDAKDVDLSAKDVIVGSSNNFYEGVNQKEVEDFYTKMKEADPTNRSQIGFNSKMTKVNGKIVEQVYKLGGMYGPAIEKIIYWLQKASTVAENEQQKKTIDNLIAFYQTGDPVAFDNYSISWVGDTISTVDAVNGFIEVYQDALQKKAAFESVVSMKDFEATKRIAAVSHEAQWFEDNSPIMDEHKKKNVTGISAKVITVISECGDAAPSTPIGINLPNNEWIREEHGSKSVSLSNIVESYNFYKSKSPMIDEFGSSEEVKERIRKYAAIGGELHTDLHEVIGHASGKINRGVGTTDITLKNYAGVLEEARADLVGLYYTMDQKLVDMGVSPSMEVGKAQYDNYILNGLMTQLQRIEPGKNLEQAHMRNRQLVSAWALKQGEKDKVIERISRDGKTYFVINDYQKLRTLFGQLLREIQRIKSEGDFKSGKALVETYGVIVDQPLLTEVHARYDKLNIAPYQGFIQPKLVPVMEGDRIVDVKVEYPKDLITQMLEYGKTYNFLPPFWN; from the coding sequence ATGAAAATAACAAAATTGATTCTTGCAGGTTCATTACTTGCTCTGGCTGCCTGTAATTCAGGAAAAAAATCTCCTGAATCCGGTACAGCACAAATGGAAGATACTACATTCGATTACATTGCAGATCGATTTGCAGATATCCAGGTGTTGCGATATAAGATCCATGACTTCGATAAGTTGTCGTTGAAACAAAAGCAACTTGCATATTACTTTACTCAGGCAGGATTAGCAGGCCGCGATATTTTCTATGATCAGAAATACCGGTACGGGATCGCTCAGAGAAAAACACTTGAAACAATTCTGGAAACATATACCGGCGAAAAAAGTGGTCCTGACTGGAATAGCTTTGTTGAATACTGTAACAGATTTTTCTTTGCTAATGGAAATCATCATCATTATTCGGCAGACAAATTTATTCCGGCATGCAGCTTTGAATATTTTTCCAATCTGGTCAAAAATAGTGATCAGTCGAAATTACCTCTCAACGGAAAAACTGTTGATGAATTTCTTACGCGGATGAATCCAATCTTTTTTGATCTCACTTATGATGCAAAAGACGTGGACCTTTCAGCAAAAGATGTAATTGTCGGAAGTAGCAACAACTTTTATGAAGGTGTAAATCAGAAAGAGGTAGAAGACTTTTATACAAAGATGAAAGAAGCGGATCCAACAAATCGTTCCCAGATCGGATTCAATTCTAAAATGACTAAAGTGAATGGTAAAATTGTTGAACAAGTTTATAAGCTGGGAGGAATGTATGGCCCGGCAATTGAAAAAATAATTTACTGGTTGCAAAAGGCAAGTACGGTTGCTGAAAATGAACAACAGAAAAAAACAATCGATAACCTGATCGCATTCTATCAGACAGGAGATCCGGTTGCATTTGATAATTACAGCATTTCATGGGTGGGCGATACTATCTCAACTGTTGATGCCGTGAATGGTTTTATTGAAGTTTATCAGGATGCTTTGCAAAAGAAGGCAGCATTTGAGTCGGTAGTTTCAATGAAAGATTTTGAAGCTACAAAACGAATAGCAGCTGTGTCGCATGAAGCACAATGGTTCGAAGATAATTCTCCGATCATGGACGAACATAAAAAGAAAAATGTAACAGGAATAAGTGCAAAAGTAATTACAGTCATTTCCGAATGTGGTGATGCTGCACCATCGACTCCAATAGGAATTAATCTGCCAAACAATGAATGGATCCGTGAAGAGCATGGATCGAAATCTGTTTCATTGAGTAATATTGTGGAATCGTATAATTTCTATAAATCAAAATCACCAATGATCGATGAATTCGGTTCATCAGAGGAAGTGAAAGAGAGAATCAGAAAATATGCTGCAATTGGTGGTGAACTTCATACCGACCTCCACGAAGTAATTGGGCATGCTTCAGGAAAGATCAATCGGGGAGTAGGAACTACTGACATCACACTGAAAAATTATGCAGGTGTGTTAGAAGAAGCAAGAGCAGATTTAGTCGGATTGTATTATACAATGGACCAGAAATTAGTTGACATGGGAGTAAGTCCTTCGATGGAAGTTGGAAAGGCTCAGTATGATAATTATATTCTGAACGGACTGATGACTCAATTACAAAGAATAGAGCCCGGTAAAAATCTTGAGCAAGCACATATGCGGAATCGTCAGTTAGTGTCTGCATGGGCACTTAAACAAGGTGAAAAGGACAAAGTAATCGAGAGAATTTCACGGGATGGAAAAACGTATTTTGTGATCAATGATTATCAAAAACTCAGAACTTTGTTCGGACAATTGTTACGTGAGATCCAGAGAATAAAATCTGAAGGTGATTTCAAAAGCGGAAAAGCACTTGTTGAAACGTATGGTGTGATCGTTGATCAGCCTCTGTTAACTGAAGTTCATGCAAGATATGACAAGCTTAATATTGCGCCTTATCAAGGTTTCATTCAACCAAAATTGGTTCCTGTTATGGAAGGAGACCGTATCGTTGATGTGAAAGTTGAATATCCAAAGGACCTTATTACACAAATGCTGGAATATGGAAAAACATATAATTTCCTTCCTCCATTCTGGAATTAA
- a CDS encoding M36 family metallopeptidase yields MKSFPFKCSSDRWILDNGIVTHEYGHGVSNRLTGGPNNSNCLSNGEQAGEGWSDWLALMFTQKDGDDGADARGVGTFALGEPTNGPGIRRYPYSTDMSINPETYGFLAASSEVHNVGEVWCTVVWDLNWALVDQDGFDPDWINGTSGNNIAMALVMEGMKLQPCGPGFLDGRDAILQADDNLYGGIHKCMIWEVFARRGMGFNASQGSANTAGDETEDFLSLHSVRFQLLRLLLNLQVM; encoded by the coding sequence ATTAAATCCTTCCCCTTCAAGTGCAGTTCAGATAGATGGATCCTTGACAATGGAATCGTAACTCATGAATATGGTCATGGAGTTTCTAACCGATTAACAGGAGGACCAAATAATTCTAATTGTCTTAGTAATGGAGAACAAGCAGGAGAAGGCTGGAGTGACTGGTTAGCATTAATGTTCACACAAAAAGATGGTGACGATGGTGCTGATGCGCGTGGTGTAGGAACATTTGCACTTGGAGAGCCTACGAATGGACCCGGAATAAGAAGATATCCTTATTCGACAGATATGTCAATCAATCCTGAAACGTATGGATTTCTGGCCGCAAGTTCAGAGGTACATAACGTTGGTGAAGTCTGGTGTACAGTTGTCTGGGACCTGAACTGGGCATTAGTTGATCAGGATGGATTTGATCCCGACTGGATCAACGGAACATCAGGTAACAACATTGCTATGGCTTTAGTCATGGAAGGAATGAAACTTCAGCCATGTGGTCCCGGCTTCTTAGACGGTCGTGATGCAATTCTTCAGGCCGATGATAATCTGTACGGAGGAATTCACAAATGCATGATCTGGGAAGTTTTTGCGCGCAGAGGAATGGGCTTCAATGCAAGTCAGGGTAGTGCAAACACTGCAGGCGATGAGACAGAAGATTTTCTATCCCTCCATTCTGTCAGATTCCAATTGCTCCGCCTGTTGCTGAATTTACAAGTGATGTAA